DNA sequence from the Corynebacterium yudongzhengii genome:
TATCCGCGAAGCCGAGCAGCGCCATGAGCACCGCACTGCCGATCAGACCGATGATGATCAGCGGCTTGCGGCCATAGGTATCTGCCAGGCGCCCGGAGAACTGCAGCACCACCGCGTTACCCAGCGCGTAGGCGGCCAAGGCGAAGCCGGCAATCGCACCGCCGTTGGCGAACACGGCCGCGGCGAACAGCGGCAGCACCGAGACGCGGATGCCCATGTTGATCCAGCCGTGCGCGATATTCGAGCTCAAAGCGGCGCGATAGGCCTGATCGCGCAGCGCTTCCGCCAGCGGCATCGGTGGCTGGGCCGAGGTCTTGCGGGGATCGTCGGCGGCGTCCGTATGCGTGGGCATGCGCCACCACACGACGAACGCGGCCAACGCCACCCCGATGCCGTAGATGACGAACGGCCAGCGATAACCCAGAAAGCTCATCGCGGCGCCGGCGACCGGACCGATGACGTTGCCGATCAAAAACGCCGAGCCATAGACCGCGGAGGCGCGGCCGCGGGAATCCGGCGGGGAGATCTTCACGATGAGCCCCATCGCCGAGACGGTGAACATCGTCGAGCCGATGCCCGCCAGCGCCCGGAGGGCGACGATCTGCCAGTACTCCGAGACCACGGAGATCAGCCCCGTGCTCACGGCGACGGTCATAAGGCCGGTCAGATAGACCTTGCGGGAGCCGAGCCTATCCACCAGCGAGCCAGAGACCGGGGCAAAGACCAGCCGGGCGCCGGAGAAGACGGAAACGACGAGGCCGGCGGCCGCCATGGAGACATCGAAACTGACGACGAACTGCGGCAGCAACGGGGCGATCAGCCCGTAGCCTAAAGCGATGATGAACGCCGCCGCGACGAGGACCCAGATCTCCGTGGGCAGCGGCGTACGCCCACGGCGAGGGGAAGAAGCGGAAGATGACATGGCGACTACTTAGCCTAGCCCCTTAGGCAAACTGGCCGGCCCGCCCCGGTTTTTCGAATCTATGTTCGAGCCCTCAGGCGGTCCTGTCCGGGGTGTTTATTAGCGTGCGAGACATGCACAAGATCAACCACGCACGCACCACCGCCCACCGCACCCGATCCAACCTCAACCCCGGCCAGCTGGCCGATCGCATAGCCCAGCGGCACCACGATGTGCTGGGCACCCTGTACACCATGCTGCGCCATCCCCGCTCACTGGCACGCACCAGCGCCGCCTGGCGGCCAATCACGCTGGGCCTGCCGGCGGTCTCCGGCTATCCGGAACTGAGCGCGTCGGTCACCCGCCACCGGGTCGGGC
Encoded proteins:
- a CDS encoding MFS transporter, whose protein sequence is MSSSASSPRRGRTPLPTEIWVLVAAAFIIALGYGLIAPLLPQFVVSFDVSMAAAGLVVSVFSGARLVFAPVSGSLVDRLGSRKVYLTGLMTVAVSTGLISVVSEYWQIVALRALAGIGSTMFTVSAMGLIVKISPPDSRGRASAVYGSAFLIGNVIGPVAGAAMSFLGYRWPFVIYGIGVALAAFVVWWRMPTHTDAADDPRKTSAQPPMPLAEALRDQAYRAALSSNIAHGWINMGIRVSVLPLFAAAVFANGGAIAGFALAAYALGNAVVLQFSGRLADTYGRKPLIIIGLIGSAVLMALLGFADTAPLLLGVSVLSGMAAGLLNPAQQAVLADVIGNHRSGGKVLSTYQMAMDLGQIIGPVLVGMLADVYGFRVAFASSAVIAVVAVAMWSVSRETLGTRCPAPTWIKRITPRGRRRT